In Apium graveolens cultivar Ventura chromosome 10, ASM990537v1, whole genome shotgun sequence, the following are encoded in one genomic region:
- the LOC141691478 gene encoding putative protein phosphatase 2C 55, whose amino-acid sequence MSGRSSRHRPLYLKVFMISVAPGDVIVAATDGLFDDLFNDEVTSIVADGMREGLNPDALSQRLAASAQQRAQDKYKQTPFSTTAKEAGFRYYGGKLDDITVVVSYISSPAN is encoded by the exons ATGTCTGGCAGGAGTTCCAGACACCGTCCTCTGTACTTAAAG GTGTTTATGATTTCTGTGGCACCTGGAGATGTGATTGTTGCTGCGACAGATGGCTTATTTGACGATTTATTCAACGATGAGGTAACATCTATTGTTGCTGATGGGATGAGAGAAGGTCTAAATCCTGATGCTTTATCTCAGAGATTAGCTGCTTCGGCACAACAAAGAGCTCAAGACAAATATAAGCAGACTCCCTTCTCTACAACAGCCAAGGAAGCAGGATTCAGATACTATGGTGGAAAGCTTGACGACATAACAGTTGTAGTCTCTTATATAAGCAGCCCGGCCAACTAA